A part of Candidatus Saccharibacteria bacterium genomic DNA contains:
- a CDS encoding response regulator yields the protein MALSTVLVIEDDRFIGEMYVRSLQHAGYTVDWVVDGNDGLVAATGKHYDVILLDIMLPEKRGTDILRSLRGGGVDKIPGTRVIVLTNFDQDTESRMAMQHDVDAYLIKAEITPRRLLEVISKLDSVATNTPPSS from the coding sequence ATGGCTCTTTCTACTGTACTTGTCATCGAGGACGACCGCTTTATTGGCGAAATGTACGTCCGCAGCTTGCAACATGCAGGCTATACCGTGGACTGGGTGGTTGACGGCAATGACGGCTTGGTCGCCGCTACCGGCAAGCACTACGACGTGATTCTGCTCGATATTATGCTCCCAGAAAAGCGCGGCACCGACATATTACGCTCGCTTCGGGGTGGTGGCGTCGACAAAATCCCGGGCACGCGGGTCATCGTGCTGACCAACTTCGATCAAGACACCGAAAGCCGCATGGCGATGCAGCATGATGTCGATGCTTACCTTATAAAAGCAGAGATTACACCTCGGCGGTTACTCGAAGTGATAAGCAAGCTCGACTCTGTTGCCACCAACACGCCGCCATCATCATAG
- a CDS encoding DUF3048 domain-containing protein, translating into MKPRPPHQLFPRLHEWIHTHRTRTYAFVGLGLVVSAALVAATVYYQSPVATVDTTPIKVANKPKPAPVYYSPLTGLKVDSEAATKQLVTAIMIENSPDARPQSGLKDAGIVYEAIAEGGITRFLTLHQEDKPQLIGPVRSLRMYYLDWAAPYNASIAHIGGSAAALGEVRNGNYRDIDQFFNAAYYWRASDRYAPHNVYTSFEKLDALNAKKGYTSSSFTGFSRTDGKASTVPNATSIDMNFSSTWYNTHYDYDPATNTYLRSIGGAPSEDREKGRLTPSVVVALKVDMHTILEDGYRQSIQTTGTGTAYVFQNGTVTECTWRKNDRMSPLELLDASGKTILLNRGQTWVGAIPNSGGSVSWT; encoded by the coding sequence ATGAAACCACGGCCTCCTCATCAGCTGTTTCCGCGCCTCCACGAGTGGATCCACACGCACCGCACGCGCACCTACGCCTTTGTAGGGCTGGGCCTTGTAGTATCGGCGGCTCTGGTCGCTGCCACGGTCTACTACCAATCACCGGTCGCAACAGTCGACACGACACCTATTAAAGTAGCGAATAAGCCCAAGCCTGCGCCTGTGTACTATTCGCCGCTAACCGGCCTAAAAGTCGATAGCGAAGCAGCTACCAAACAACTAGTCACTGCCATTATGATCGAAAACAGCCCTGACGCTCGGCCGCAAAGCGGGCTCAAAGACGCCGGCATTGTGTATGAGGCTATCGCCGAAGGCGGCATCACTCGCTTTTTGACACTCCACCAAGAAGATAAACCACAGCTGATTGGCCCGGTGCGCAGCCTGCGCATGTATTACCTCGACTGGGCGGCTCCGTATAATGCCAGTATTGCCCATATTGGCGGTAGCGCAGCCGCACTTGGCGAGGTACGTAATGGTAATTACCGAGATATAGACCAGTTTTTTAACGCCGCTTACTACTGGCGAGCCAGCGATCGCTATGCCCCACACAACGTCTACACCAGCTTCGAAAAGCTCGATGCTCTCAACGCCAAGAAGGGTTACACTAGTTCGTCATTCACCGGTTTTAGTCGTACCGATGGCAAAGCCAGCACCGTACCAAATGCGACATCGATCGACATGAACTTTAGCAGCACATGGTACAACACGCACTACGACTACGACCCGGCGACCAACACCTACCTGCGCAGTATTGGCGGTGCACCAAGTGAAGATAGGGAAAAGGGTAGACTAACACCAAGTGTCGTCGTGGCACTGAAAGTTGACATGCACACCATACTCGAAGATGGCTACCGGCAATCGATTCAAACGACCGGCACCGGCACGGCTTATGTATTTCAAAATGGCACAGTCACCGAATGCACCTGGCGCAAGAACGACCGCATGTCACCGCTCGAGCTACTCGATGCGTCCGGAAAAACAATCTTACTTAACAGGGGCCAAACCTGGGTTGGTGCCATCCCAAATAGTGGTGGGAGCGTATCATGGACGTAG
- a CDS encoding glutamate--tRNA ligase translates to MIVRTRFAPSPTGFLHVGGIRTALFAFLVARQAGGTFVLRFEDTDKKREVPGSAEHLISSLKAIGIEYDEGPDIGGPFAPYVQSQRLDHYKQWAQKLIDAGRAYADPYTPEQIQRFREEAQANKRAFLYRNYRPENPPIWDGTRPLRFKSEPKSYQYHDEVMGDISTSPEVVDDIILIKSDGYPTYNFAHIIDDAEMEITHVIRGQEFISSMPNYLALYEALGLSRPLFAHMPHIMNEQGNKKLGKRDGAKDVLDYIRDGYLPETMMSFIATMGWNDGTEQEVFTKQELVDKFSLERVQRSGARFDEKRLLWMNGHFIRELSLDELYDRIEFFWSESAKKAPESYKKQVLALAHERLKTLKDLPALTSYFFEEPTRDDTLITGNKQLKNLSQTDINHLLETVKSEFEKIDDWNGETIQQTLNHLLELTGQKPGVLFSLIRIVTTWAPFSPQLNDTLALLGKQTTLARLSK, encoded by the coding sequence ATGATAGTTCGTACTCGTTTTGCCCCCAGCCCTACCGGTTTTCTCCATGTCGGTGGGATTCGTACCGCCTTGTTTGCATTCCTGGTGGCCAGACAAGCCGGAGGCACGTTCGTTCTTCGCTTTGAAGATACCGACAAAAAACGCGAGGTACCGGGCAGCGCCGAACACTTAATCTCTAGCCTCAAAGCCATCGGCATCGAATACGACGAAGGACCAGACATTGGCGGGCCGTTCGCACCATACGTGCAGAGTCAGCGACTCGACCATTATAAGCAGTGGGCGCAAAAGCTTATTGATGCCGGGCGGGCGTATGCCGACCCGTACACTCCAGAGCAAATCCAACGGTTTCGCGAGGAAGCACAAGCGAACAAACGGGCATTTTTGTATCGTAACTATCGCCCCGAAAACCCACCTATTTGGGACGGAACTCGTCCGCTCCGTTTTAAATCGGAACCAAAAAGCTACCAGTACCACGACGAGGTAATGGGGGATATATCGACCAGTCCCGAAGTTGTCGACGATATTATTCTCATAAAGTCAGATGGCTATCCTACCTATAATTTCGCTCATATCATCGACGATGCAGAGATGGAAATTACCCACGTCATCCGCGGCCAGGAATTTATTTCCAGCATGCCTAACTACCTTGCGCTTTACGAAGCGCTTGGGCTGAGCCGCCCGCTATTTGCACATATGCCGCACATTATGAATGAGCAGGGGAACAAAAAGCTCGGCAAACGTGACGGCGCAAAAGACGTGCTCGACTATATCCGCGACGGCTATTTGCCCGAAACGATGATGAGTTTTATTGCCACTATGGGCTGGAACGATGGTACGGAGCAAGAAGTTTTTACAAAGCAGGAGCTTGTCGACAAATTTAGCCTCGAACGCGTCCAGCGCAGTGGTGCTCGTTTTGATGAAAAACGGCTGTTGTGGATGAACGGGCATTTTATCCGCGAACTTTCCCTCGACGAGCTGTATGACCGAATTGAATTTTTCTGGAGCGAGAGTGCCAAAAAGGCCCCCGAAAGCTACAAAAAACAAGTACTTGCACTTGCTCACGAACGGCTCAAAACGTTGAAAGATTTGCCAGCACTGACGAGCTACTTTTTCGAAGAGCCCACCCGCGACGACACGCTCATTACTGGCAATAAACAGCTCAAAAATCTCTCACAAACTGATATTAATCATCTGTTAGAAACAGTCAAATCCGAATTTGAGAAGATTGACGACTGGAACGGCGAAACAATTCAGCAGACGCTCAATCACTTGCTCGAACTTACCGGTCAAAAACCCGGCGTGCTGTTCAGCCTCATTCGCATTGTTACCACGTGGGCGCCCTTTAGCCCACAGTTAAACGACACCCTAGCACTGCTTGGCAAACAAACAACGCTTGCCCGCCTGAGTAAATAG
- a CDS encoding PAS domain-containing sensor histidine kinase, producing the protein MDVVPTPPPLPTPAQAPTKPILLRDYWPRFNRTAMLITVVMQLAVAVVVGMSLLTAGLHTNDAGFWIIILATFLTATGLNILLVHELLRPHHDLVNAITSAAGEEPNGPLATPNSVSYQRNGFKPVLQFVYELVADKNKPSATSTQNTDDLQRLSAALEHTKAGLVILDADGHVQYANKRAPIAKDVNNVPQLELLFEKEGEFAAWLAKCRETAVHDEKTWLRVPNRIVGDEDRRIFDVAASYEKGSAAEVVLVLFDNTGTYKPEDDELDFISFAAHELRGPITVIRGYLDVLDIELEQVLAPDQKELMKRLIVSANRLSGYINNILNTSKYDRRHLQIHLAEERLGDIYDTIRDDMALRASSQNRLLSVTIPSDLPTIAADRSSLSEVISNLIDNALKYSNEGGAVAVSARLKDPATVEVSIQDNGIGMPSNVVGNLFHKFYRSHRSRETVAGTGIGLYICKAIVESHGGTIGVSSIEGQGSTFSFTVPTYASVADKLQANDHTNAGLIKSSDGWIKNHSRFSS; encoded by the coding sequence ATGGACGTAGTGCCAACCCCACCACCACTACCAACACCAGCCCAAGCCCCGACAAAGCCTATACTGCTACGCGACTATTGGCCGCGGTTTAACCGAACAGCTATGCTCATAACGGTTGTCATGCAGCTAGCAGTGGCAGTAGTGGTCGGCATGTCGCTCCTCACCGCCGGCCTCCACACCAACGATGCAGGGTTTTGGATTATTATCCTAGCGACTTTTCTGACGGCAACTGGCCTCAATATTCTCCTCGTCCACGAGCTGCTGCGCCCACATCATGACCTCGTGAATGCAATTACCAGCGCTGCCGGTGAAGAACCTAACGGACCGCTCGCAACACCAAACTCGGTCAGCTACCAACGCAACGGCTTCAAGCCAGTTCTCCAGTTTGTTTACGAACTAGTTGCCGACAAAAATAAGCCATCCGCTACCTCAACACAAAATACCGACGATCTGCAACGACTATCGGCTGCGCTCGAACATACCAAGGCAGGACTTGTCATCCTCGATGCCGATGGACACGTGCAATATGCTAACAAGCGTGCACCTATCGCTAAGGATGTAAACAACGTTCCTCAACTCGAATTATTATTCGAAAAAGAAGGTGAGTTTGCCGCATGGCTGGCGAAGTGTCGCGAAACTGCCGTACACGACGAAAAAACCTGGCTTAGAGTACCAAATAGAATTGTTGGCGACGAAGATCGACGGATTTTTGATGTCGCCGCCAGCTACGAAAAGGGCAGTGCGGCTGAAGTAGTACTGGTGCTGTTCGACAATACCGGCACCTACAAACCCGAAGACGACGAGCTGGACTTTATATCATTTGCCGCACACGAACTGCGTGGACCAATTACTGTCATTCGCGGCTACCTAGACGTGCTTGATATCGAGCTTGAGCAGGTGTTAGCCCCCGACCAGAAGGAGCTAATGAAGCGATTGATTGTCAGTGCCAATCGCCTGAGCGGCTACATAAACAATATTCTCAACACTAGCAAATACGATCGTCGACACTTGCAAATTCACCTCGCCGAAGAACGACTCGGCGATATTTACGATACGATTCGCGACGATATGGCACTCCGCGCCAGCTCACAAAACCGCCTACTCAGTGTCACCATTCCGTCCGATTTGCCGACAATCGCCGCTGATCGTTCGAGCCTGAGCGAAGTTATCAGCAACCTCATCGACAACGCGCTAAAGTATAGCAATGAAGGCGGTGCCGTCGCGGTATCGGCACGACTCAAAGACCCAGCAACGGTAGAAGTGAGCATACAAGACAACGGCATCGGCATGCCGAGCAACGTGGTCGGAAACTTGTTTCATAAGTTTTATCGAAGCCATCGTTCTAGGGAAACAGTCGCTGGCACCGGCATAGGACTCTACATTTGCAAAGCAATTGTCGAAAGTCACGGAGGCACGATAGGGGTGAGCAGTATCGAGGGCCAAGGATCAACCTTTAGCTTCACCGTTCCCACCTATGCATCTGTCGCCGACAAATTACAGGCGAATGACCATACCAACGCCGGACTCATTAAAAGCAGTGACGGCTGGATTAAAAACCATTCGCGGTTTAGCAGCTAG
- a CDS encoding sortase has product MRPDDNRPTTPIVVPPRQSTNGTVDERGANEAAANIVRGQIDALYGGDITHNKQPGENLQLENQDIGVTSTYQRTHDEGQHEIQVSAWQKYHSAWQSYYQQYYERYYVGQVHEAKQSLEAGAKQRSESISTDEAMDDLRSKLRQKLSSRAATVRKSRHFIPTLAAIVVMLVFLFLQYNRVLFASVEAYVTPGNMDPSTLIVDPSTRVAVGVDPRLIVPKINVNVPIVWDAIASDQNSLNNAMNKGVAWFNMQGASARPGQVGNFVVSGHSSNDWLDNGDYKFIFARLEQIGEGDVIYVNYNSTRYTYTVTHTKVVKPTDVAALVEPTTKPLITLITCVPLGTANNRLLVFGEQVSPDPSTAATSTPPSTATSTATKMPSNSPTFLQRIFGIGN; this is encoded by the coding sequence ATGCGCCCAGATGATAACCGACCAACAACGCCAATAGTGGTACCGCCGCGTCAGTCGACCAACGGTACTGTTGATGAGCGCGGAGCGAATGAAGCCGCGGCCAATATCGTGCGCGGACAGATCGACGCGCTGTACGGCGGTGATATCACCCACAATAAGCAGCCTGGCGAAAATCTCCAGCTCGAAAACCAAGATATCGGCGTCACCAGCACCTACCAGCGTACTCACGATGAGGGGCAGCACGAAATTCAGGTGAGCGCTTGGCAAAAGTACCATTCTGCGTGGCAAAGCTACTATCAGCAGTATTATGAGCGATACTACGTTGGGCAAGTGCACGAGGCTAAGCAGTCACTTGAAGCAGGAGCCAAACAGCGCAGCGAATCAATCAGTACCGACGAAGCCATGGATGACCTGCGTTCAAAACTGCGCCAAAAGCTATCGTCACGGGCCGCTACGGTACGCAAAAGTCGACATTTTATCCCCACACTTGCGGCAATTGTTGTCATGTTAGTGTTTTTATTCTTGCAGTACAACCGCGTGCTCTTTGCCAGTGTCGAGGCTTATGTCACACCCGGTAACATGGATCCATCAACACTCATTGTTGATCCGAGCACTAGAGTTGCCGTAGGGGTAGATCCGCGACTCATTGTGCCGAAGATTAATGTCAATGTGCCGATTGTTTGGGACGCAATCGCAAGTGATCAGAACTCACTCAATAACGCCATGAACAAAGGTGTCGCTTGGTTCAATATGCAGGGCGCAAGCGCCAGACCGGGCCAGGTTGGCAACTTCGTCGTATCGGGCCACAGCAGTAACGATTGGCTCGATAATGGCGATTACAAATTTATTTTTGCCCGTCTCGAACAGATCGGAGAAGGTGACGTAATTTACGTAAACTACAACAGTACTCGCTACACCTACACCGTCACCCACACCAAAGTTGTGAAGCCAACCGATGTTGCAGCCCTTGTCGAACCGACAACAAAGCCGCTCATCACACTTATTACCTGTGTGCCGCTCGGCACAGCCAACAACCGCCTACTGGTCTTTGGTGAACAAGTCAGCCCTGACCCTTCCACTGCCGCTACCTCTACGCCGCCCTCTACCGCTACCAGTACCGCCACTAAAATGCCGTCCAATTCGCCAACATTCCTACAGCGCATCTTCGGCATTGGCAACTAG
- a CDS encoding PEGA domain-containing protein, translating to MNRRKSKRQKRAQLIFVYTLMALSVITVVGILALVMLGYRFNRYDGKVEQGGLVQFDSRPSGAVVTIDGIRLANKTASKITAMSGQHTITIAKEGYTSWQKDVFVQAGGVLWLNYALLKPTKPTVTTVATLPTISSSMVSYDRKSMVVVAEPSNPLLYVISLNSDVPSLTKVQIPTSLYTATEDATTQTFSLVGLDKEARSAIVQHTYLDKSEYLSIDIRGGNAMYNINQSAGADIAAVDYRFGDPGTVYVVTAARELRRLGLASSTLSAPIVGNIAEFSQTNQTGVTYTTLPDTTGVRTIGYVSDGATKARSLGSTSGGDVYKVLASTYFGERYITTLSGTTVTISKGDLPDTDSSGALNQKVVATFTVAPGATTLRYSPGDNRFVMVQSGEHIAGYDLELMQSSRLTLATAPSRAVGWIDGYHWAAVAGGTATYYDFDGTNGQMIVSGASDAAVGLSENYKYLYSTISTPAGIDIVRSTMTN from the coding sequence ATGAATCGACGTAAAAGCAAACGCCAAAAGCGGGCGCAACTTATCTTTGTCTACACGCTTATGGCACTCAGTGTCATTACAGTGGTCGGTATTTTGGCACTCGTGATGCTTGGTTATCGGTTTAACCGCTATGACGGTAAGGTAGAACAAGGTGGACTAGTGCAATTTGATTCTCGACCTAGCGGTGCGGTGGTGACAATTGACGGAATTCGACTTGCTAACAAAACAGCGAGCAAGATAACGGCGATGAGTGGACAGCATACCATTACTATCGCCAAAGAAGGCTATACCTCGTGGCAAAAAGACGTTTTTGTACAGGCTGGAGGGGTGTTGTGGCTCAACTATGCACTGCTAAAACCTACGAAACCCACAGTCACCACAGTAGCAACTCTACCGACAATTTCAAGCAGTATGGTTTCCTATGATCGCAAATCGATGGTGGTGGTTGCAGAGCCTTCGAACCCCTTACTCTACGTTATTTCCCTCAACAGCGATGTACCTTCACTGACAAAGGTGCAGATACCAACTAGCCTTTATACCGCAACTGAAGATGCGACTACCCAAACATTTAGCCTGGTTGGCCTCGACAAAGAGGCGCGGTCCGCAATCGTACAGCATACCTATCTGGATAAGTCCGAATATCTGTCGATCGATATTCGTGGAGGGAATGCGATGTATAACATTAATCAAAGTGCAGGGGCAGATATCGCTGCCGTTGACTACCGGTTTGGTGACCCGGGTACGGTGTATGTGGTGACAGCCGCTCGTGAACTACGGCGCCTAGGGCTTGCCAGCAGCACACTATCCGCTCCTATTGTTGGCAATATCGCTGAATTTTCTCAGACGAACCAAACCGGTGTCACATATACGACGCTTCCGGACACGACGGGGGTACGTACGATAGGCTATGTATCAGATGGCGCCACCAAGGCGCGGAGTTTGGGATCGACATCAGGCGGTGATGTCTATAAGGTGCTTGCTAGCACCTATTTTGGTGAACGTTATATTACGACACTTAGCGGCACTACCGTGACAATTTCGAAGGGAGACCTGCCCGATACTGATTCATCGGGCGCACTTAATCAGAAAGTCGTTGCTACATTCACAGTTGCCCCAGGTGCTACGACACTACGCTATTCTCCGGGTGATAATCGCTTTGTTATGGTGCAGTCTGGTGAGCATATAGCCGGCTACGACCTCGAACTCATGCAGTCTTCACGCCTCACACTCGCTACTGCCCCCTCGCGGGCTGTTGGCTGGATCGATGGCTATCACTGGGCGGCCGTCGCTGGTGGTACGGCCACATACTATGATTTTGACGGTACAAATGGCCAAATGATAGTGAGTGGTGCAAGTGATGCTGCTGTCGGGTTGTCTGAAAATTATAAATATCTTTACTCCACTATTTCAACACCGGCGGGTATAGACATTGTTCGCAGTACGATGACGAACTAG